A window of the Mucilaginibacter sp. cycad4 genome harbors these coding sequences:
- a CDS encoding SusC/RagA family TonB-linked outer membrane protein has product MKKLLLASWCLFMLFISVVHAQNKTVTGRVTSKDDGLPLPGVSVRVVGTTLGTQTNADGKFSLSVPASAKSLSFSFIGFTSQTAEIGSAPLDVKLTSSANKLSEVVITGAYGAKQSSRSASYAAQVVKSEQLNTVRQPNVNNALAGKVAGVQVRSQSAAALGRNTNIRLRGATGFGSGNNPLYVVDGTILPNADDLSNDDIDDISVLNGPAASAQFGSQGAYGAIVITTKKGKKSKGVGVEFNLGANFDKAYILPNYQNSYGGGASADFIQYHYKDGDPEGWKALDGKYYPDYTDDSSWGPKMVGQEYIPWYAWAPGTKYSFKTAKWTPQPDNAKDFFKTGVSLNNTVAFTKASDDYNFRMSYNNQHTTGIVPETWLNKNNFALAGNFDLNKHFSVGANINFSGTQLHGQIDDAYASASSGSFNSWFHRDLDMGIMKELQDLKSPDGTYVSWNHQNPNSYDPEHPDQFYGGNYWYNPYLWQKQWQNINTRDRLFGNIYVMYKINKDLTFKVTYRRNQSNTWNENKISSEIQASGTQTGKKATYATSNTYSNRENYETQLNYEKQIKDFHVSANAGTDIYNWSYKDNSASTQNGLSVPDLYSLSNSVDPIAVGNGRTQEQYRSVHGSAHIGYKAIGYIDATLRNDWYSTISNLNGANSVLSKSFGGSFIFSELMPEFRDWLSFGKLRASWGQVPLALGTTTETFGAYRNNTVYGIAANKWNGNLLQGGPTQFVDPALHGTTTTSQEIGLDLGFFNDRLTFKGTYWKSDDKDIPLSLAVNGASGVSSILTNIGLIKKRGLEITAGGIPVALPNFNWTVNANFAQLLDNTVVEISNKYGVDRVQVAGVWGTDMPYLINQKGKWWGQIYGNGIKRNAAGVPILTSSGAYINDPNVYFGSVLPKYTGGLQNSFTFFKSFNLNVNIDYQFGGKFVSLSNRWGQYSGLTANTAALNDKGMSVRDPVADGGGVKVTGVDDKNNPVTYYVDAKSYYQGLTNNKTYDPYIYDLTFIKLREVAFGYTLPIQKWGLGRALQSARFELTARNLLLIYAKSKDFDPSEISASEGETAQYPGTRGIGFNLKVTF; this is encoded by the coding sequence ATGAAAAAACTCCTACTCGCAAGCTGGTGTTTGTTCATGCTATTTATTAGTGTGGTACATGCACAAAACAAAACGGTTACCGGCCGGGTAACTTCAAAAGACGATGGACTACCGCTGCCAGGCGTGTCCGTAAGAGTTGTAGGTACCACCTTAGGTACGCAAACAAATGCAGATGGTAAATTTTCCTTATCTGTTCCTGCTTCTGCAAAATCGCTAAGCTTTAGCTTTATTGGTTTTACATCTCAAACAGCCGAAATAGGTTCGGCTCCGTTAGATGTTAAACTAACAAGCAGTGCTAACAAATTATCCGAGGTGGTAATTACCGGTGCTTACGGTGCAAAACAATCTTCGCGTTCGGCATCTTATGCTGCCCAGGTTGTAAAATCCGAACAGTTGAACACTGTCCGTCAGCCTAACGTTAATAATGCACTTGCAGGTAAAGTTGCCGGTGTTCAGGTACGAAGCCAGTCGGCAGCAGCTTTAGGCCGTAACACCAACATCAGGCTGCGCGGTGCTACAGGTTTCGGCAGCGGTAACAACCCCTTATATGTAGTTGACGGCACTATTTTGCCCAACGCCGATGATTTAAGCAATGACGATATTGATGATATCAGCGTTTTAAACGGCCCGGCTGCTTCTGCGCAATTTGGTTCACAAGGTGCTTACGGTGCTATCGTAATTACTACCAAAAAAGGCAAGAAATCAAAAGGTGTAGGCGTTGAGTTTAACTTAGGCGCCAATTTTGATAAAGCTTACATCCTCCCTAATTACCAAAACAGTTATGGTGGCGGTGCTTCGGCCGATTTCATCCAGTATCATTACAAAGATGGTGATCCGGAAGGCTGGAAAGCTTTAGATGGCAAATACTATCCGGATTATACCGACGATAGCAGCTGGGGACCCAAAATGGTTGGCCAGGAATATATTCCGTGGTATGCATGGGCCCCGGGGACCAAATATTCATTCAAAACTGCAAAATGGACCCCGCAGCCGGATAACGCTAAAGATTTCTTTAAAACAGGCGTTTCTTTAAATAACACAGTAGCGTTTACCAAAGCATCTGATGACTATAACTTCAGGATGTCGTACAATAACCAACACACAACCGGTATTGTGCCTGAAACCTGGTTAAACAAAAACAACTTCGCGTTAGCAGGTAACTTTGATCTTAACAAACACTTCAGCGTAGGTGCAAATATCAACTTTTCGGGCACTCAGCTACATGGCCAGATTGATGATGCCTATGCAAGCGCATCAAGCGGATCATTTAATTCATGGTTCCACCGCGACCTTGACATGGGTATCATGAAAGAGCTGCAAGACCTTAAATCGCCCGATGGCACATACGTAAGCTGGAATCATCAAAACCCAAATTCATATGATCCCGAGCACCCGGATCAGTTTTATGGTGGTAACTACTGGTACAATCCGTATTTATGGCAAAAACAGTGGCAAAACATAAATACTCGTGACCGTTTATTCGGAAACATCTATGTTATGTATAAGATCAACAAAGATCTGACCTTCAAAGTAACTTACCGTCGTAATCAAAGCAACACCTGGAACGAAAACAAAATTTCGTCTGAGATTCAGGCCAGCGGTACCCAAACCGGTAAAAAAGCTACTTACGCCACATCAAACACTTATTCGAACCGTGAAAACTATGAAACCCAGCTTAATTATGAAAAGCAGATCAAAGATTTTCACGTTTCAGCAAATGCAGGTACCGACATTTATAACTGGAGTTATAAAGATAACTCGGCAAGTACACAAAATGGTTTAAGTGTACCTGATCTTTACAGCTTGTCAAACTCCGTTGACCCTATCGCGGTTGGTAACGGCCGTACGCAGGAACAATACCGTTCGGTACACGGGTCAGCCCACATCGGTTACAAAGCCATCGGTTATATCGACGCGACTTTACGTAACGACTGGTATTCAACTATATCAAACTTAAACGGGGCTAACTCGGTATTATCTAAATCATTCGGTGGTTCATTCATATTCAGCGAATTGATGCCTGAATTTAGAGATTGGCTAAGCTTTGGTAAATTAAGGGCTTCGTGGGGCCAGGTGCCATTGGCTTTAGGTACAACAACCGAAACTTTTGGTGCTTACCGTAACAACACCGTATATGGCATTGCTGCCAACAAATGGAACGGCAATTTGCTGCAAGGCGGACCAACTCAATTTGTTGACCCTGCCCTTCACGGTACAACAACAACATCTCAGGAAATTGGTTTAGACTTAGGCTTTTTCAACGACAGGTTAACATTTAAAGGAACCTACTGGAAATCTGACGATAAAGATATCCCGCTATCTTTAGCTGTAAACGGAGCCAGCGGTGTATCATCAATCCTTACCAACATTGGTTTAATTAAAAAAAGAGGTCTTGAAATTACTGCAGGCGGTATACCGGTTGCCCTGCCAAACTTTAACTGGACTGTAAACGCCAACTTTGCACAATTGCTTGATAATACAGTTGTAGAGATCAGCAACAAATATGGTGTTGACCGCGTGCAGGTTGCAGGTGTTTGGGGTACAGATATGCCATACCTTATTAACCAAAAAGGTAAATGGTGGGGCCAAATTTATGGTAACGGTATTAAACGTAATGCTGCTGGTGTGCCAATCCTTACTTCATCAGGTGCCTATATCAATGATCCTAACGTTTATTTTGGCAGCGTATTACCAAAATATACCGGTGGTTTACAAAACTCGTTCACTTTCTTCAAATCGTTTAACTTAAACGTTAACATTGATTATCAGTTTGGTGGTAAATTTGTTTCGTTATCAAACCGTTGGGGCCAGTATAGCGGTTTAACTGCCAACACTGCCGCGCTTAACGATAAAGGCATGTCGGTACGTGATCCTGTTGCCGATGGCGGTGGTGTTAAAGTTACCGGCGTTGATGATAAAAACAACCCTGTTACTTATTATGTTGATGCCAAATCATACTACCAGGGCTTAACCAACAACAAAACTTACGATCCTTATATCTATGATTTAACATTCATTAAACTTCGTGAGGTAGCATTTGGGTATACGCTTCCAATACAAAAATGGGGCTTAGGCAGGGCGTTGCAATCGGCGCGTTTTGAATTAACCGCCCGTAACCTTTTGTTAATCTACGCTAAATCAAAAGATTTCGATCCGTCAGAAATTAGTGCATCAGAAGGTGAAACTGCGCAATACCCGGGTACACGGGGTATCGGTTTCAACTTAAAAGTAACTTTCTAA